A genome region from Arachis duranensis cultivar V14167 chromosome 8, aradu.V14167.gnm2.J7QH, whole genome shotgun sequence includes the following:
- the LOC107463301 gene encoding phospholipase D alpha 1-like produces MQHLLHGTLRVTIYEADKLQTGCNLDFCAKGTTHKGKRFLAQVKGCLLCRPEIVGRRLYATVDLDKARVGRTRMIGNQPSHPKWNETFQIYCAHTISQIVFTVKDGNPIGATXXXXXXXXXRELLQGHIVSRWLEILDDQDRFPLHGARIRVSVQFFAVTDHDYSTGITPSFNGVPRTFFNMRKGCKVTLYQDAHVLPGALPWIPLTVGRYYDEPPRCWEDIYNAIRNAKHLIYITGWSVYTEITLVRDKTTGPSVVTLGEILKERAEEGVRVLMLVWDDRSSVPQFKKDGLMGTHDQETEQYFRNTKVKCVLCPRNPDDGRSIVQGIQTSTMFTHHQKSVVVDGNVEGNNTKRGIISFIGGIDLCDGRYDTQEHPLFSSLNTVHRDDFHQPNFPGASIKKGGPREPWHDVHCKLEGPVAWDVLYNFEQRWEKQVGKNQNLLFTLDELDEIVVHPSEASATLEEDRDSWNVQLFRSIDGGAVYGFPQNPEEVAELGLVSGKDNVIDRSIQDAYIHAIRRAKNFIYIENQYFLGSSYGWKSSDIQVEDINALQLIPKELSLKICKSIEAGQRFVVYVVIPMWPEGVPESASVQAILDWQRRTMEMMYSDIAESIKKKGMEAHPRDYLTFFCLGKREPKMEGEYVPTQQPEPDSDYIRAQNARRFMIYVHSKMMIVDDEYIIIGSANINQRSMDGGRDTEIAMGAFQPHQRVPRGNKPEGHVHAFRRALWYEHLGDPLALDEVFNRPESEECVKLVNHLAKKNWDLYTQDEFDVNTPLHHLLQYPVHVASDGTITTLPGFECFPDTKAHVLGSKSEYLPPILTT; encoded by the exons atgcagcATCTGCTACATGGAACGCTTAGGGTAACAATATATGAAGCTGATAAGTTGCAAACGGGATGTAATTTGGATTTCTGTGCCAAG GGCACAACACACAAGGGGAAGAGATTCCTAGCCCAAGTCAAAGGATGTCTGCTGTGCAGGCCTGAG attgTTGGAAGGAGACTATACGCAACAGTTGATCTAGACAAAGCAAGAGTTGGAAGAACAAGAATGATTGGAAACCAACCTTCACACCCAAAATGGAATGAAACATTTCAAATTTACTGCGCTCACACCATCTCTCAAATTGTCTTCACCGTCAAAGATGGCAATCCAATCGGCGCAAC NNNNNNNNNNNNNNNNNNNNNNNNNNNCCGAGAACTCCTTCAAGGCCACATTGTTAGCAGATGGCTCGAGATTCTCGACGACCAAGACCGTTTCCCACTTCACGGCGCTCGAATTCGCGTAAGCGTTCAATTCTTCGCTGTAACTGATCATGATTACTCCACCGGGATAACGCCGTCGTTTAACGGCGTTCCTAGAACATTCTTCAACATGAGAAAAGGTTGTAAGGTTACACTGTACCAAGACGCTCACGTTCTTCCTGGCGCACTACCTTGGATTCCGTTAACCGTAGGGAGATACTATGATGAGCCTCCACGGTGTTGGGAAGATATTTACAATGCTATCAGGAATGCGAAACATTTGATTTACATAACCGGTTGGTCGGTTTATACCGAGATAACGTTGGTTAGGGACAAAACGACAGGACCTAGTGTCGTTACGCTTGGGGAGATTCTTAAGGAGAGAGCGGAGGAGGGTGTTCGAGTTCTTATGCTTGTTTGGGACGATAGATCTTCCGTGCCGCAGTTTAAGAAAGATGGGTTAATGGGAACCCACGATCAAGAAACAGAACAGTATTTTAGGAATACTAAGGTGAAATGTGTTCTTTGTCCGCGAAATCCTGATGATGGGAGAAGCATTGTTCAGGGGATTCAGACCTCAACAATGTTCACCCATCATCAGAAAAGTGtggttgttgatggcaatgtcGAAGGGAATAATACTAAAAGAGGGATCATAAGTTTTATTGGCGGGATTGATCTTTGTGATGGAAGATATGATACTCAAGAACATCCTTTGTTTTCGAGTCTAAATACTGTCCACCGTGATGACTTCCATCAACCGAATTTCCCCGGCGCTTCGATCAAGAAAGGCGGCCCGAGGGAGCCGTGGCATGACGTGCATTGCAAGCTAGAAGGACCGGTTGCTTGGGATGTGTTGTACAATTTTGAACAGAGGTGGGAGAAGCAAGTTGGGAAGAATCAGAACCTGTTATTCACACTTGATGAGCTTGATGAAATTGTTGTGCATCCAAGTGAGGCTTCTGCTACATTGGAAGAAGACAGGGATTCTTGGAATGTTCAGTTGTTTAGGTCGATCGATGGCGGCGCAGTTTATGGATTCCCACAAAACCCTGAAGAAGTTGCTGAATTAGGCCTTGTTAGTGGCAAAGACAATGTGATAGATAGAAGCATTCAAGATGCATACATTCATGCGATTCGGCGTGCCAAGAATTTCATCTACATTGAGAATCAGTACTTCCTAGGGAGTTCATATGGTTGGAAATCATCTGATATACAAGTTGAGGATATTAATGCCTTGCAACTTATACCAAAGGAGCTTTCACTCAAGATTTGTAAGAGCATTGAAGCAGGACAAAG GTTTGTTGTGTATGTTGTGATTCCGATGTGGCCGGAAGGTGTGCCTGAAAGTGCTTCAGTTCAGGCAATTTTGGACTGGCAGAGAAGGACTATGGAAATGATGTATAGTGACATTGCTGAGTCCATAAAGAAGAAGGGGATGGAAGCACATCCTAGGGATTATTTGACATTCTTTTGCCTTGGGAAGAGGGAGCCTAAGATGGAAGGTGAATATGTTCCTACACAACAACCTGAACCTGATAGTGACTATATAAGAGCGCAGAATGCTAGGAGGTTCATGATCTATGTTCATTCCAAGATGATGATAG TGGATGATGAATACATAATAATTGGTTCAGCCAACATAAACCAAAGATCAATGGATGGGGGAAGAGACACAGAGATAGCAATGGGAGCATTCCAACCACACCAAAGAGTGCCACGTGGCAACAAACCAGAGGGCCACGTGCACGCATTCAGAAGAGCCCTATGGTACGAACACCTAGGGGACCCACTTGCACTGGACGAGGTTTTCAACCGCCCAGAAAGTGAGGAGTGTGTGAAGCTTGTGAACCATCTTGCTAAGAAGAATTGGGATTTGTACACTCAAGATGAGTTTGATGTTAACACACCACTTCATCACTTGTTGCAGTACCCTGTACACGTGGCAAGTGATGGTACCATAACAACGTTGCCTGGCTTTGAATGTTTTCCGGATACTAAGGCTCATGTTCTTGGATCAAAATCTGAGTACCTTCCTCCAATACTCACCACCTAG
- the LOC107463300 gene encoding phospholipase D alpha 1, protein MVHLLHGKLDVSIYEIDNLQNPKGISANLGKKCLTQLRNIFLCQCQPEVLPLGLYATVDLDKARVGRTRMIDDQPTNPHWNEKFHIYCAHLISHIIFTVKQDNPIGATLIGRAYLPVEQLINGNIVDTWAEILDEQHHPIQGGSKIHVRIQYFDVKNDSNWCQGLKSPQFQGVPHTFFNQKSGCKVTLYQDAHVQDNFSRPMAPSERKFYEPARCWKDIYNAIIDAKHFIYITGWSVYTEISLVRDQNQRNSSIKLGELLKKKANEGVKVLMLVWDDRTSVPDFKKDGLMATHDQETEQYFKDTDVHCILCPRNPDDGRSIVQGFEISTMFTHHQKSVILDGQVEGEWKKRSVVSFIGGIDLCDGRYDTQEHPLFSTLNNVHHDDFHQPNFPGASIKKGGPREPWHDIHCKLEGPVAWDVMQNFQQRWEKQVGKILLFSSSMLDDFLVPQATSAKFNDEEGWNVQVFRSIDGGAASGFPEDLEEASERGLVSGKDNIIDRSIQDAYINAIRRAKNFIYIENQYFLGSSYGWKSSDIKVEDINALHLIPKELSLKIVSKIEAGERFSVYVVIPMWPEGVPESGSVQAILDWQRRTMEMMYADIAEAIRRKRIKAHPRDYLTFFCLGNREARRAGEYSPAEAPEPGSDYSRAQKARRFMIYVHAKMMIVDDEYIIIGSANINQRSMDGARDSEIAMGAFQPYHLASNNKQPKGQIYGFRLSLWHEHLGDTKDKRILLDNPESLECIKLVNNLADTNWDIYSKENFDEKRPFHHLMKYPIEVSNNGTITTLQGFEHFPDTNAKILGTKSDYLPPILTT, encoded by the exons atggtgcATTTGCTGCATGGGAAGCTAGATGTGAGTATATATGAGATTGACAACCTGCAAAATCCTAAG GGCATAAGTGCAAACCTGGGGAAGAAATGTCTTACCCAACTCAGGAACATTTTTCTGTGCCAATGTCAACCAGAG GTTCTTCCATTGGGTCTATATGCAACAGTTGATTTAGATAAGGCAAGGGTTGGGAGAACAAGAATGATAGATGATCAACCAACAAATCCACATTGGAATGAGAAGTTTCACATATATTGTGCACACTTGATCTCACACATTATATTCACTGTCAAACAAGATAACCCTATTGGGGCAACCCTAATTGGAAGAGCTTATCTCCCAGTTGAACAACTCATTAATGGCAACATTGTTGATACTTGGGCTGAAATACTTGATGAACAACATCATCCTATACAAG GTGGCTCTAAAATCCATGTTAGAATTCAATACTTTGATGTCAAGAATGATTCAAATTGGTGTCAAGGACTAAAGAGTCCACAGTTTCAAGGAGTTCCACACACCTTCTTCAACCAAAAATCTGGCTGCAAAGTTACTCTCTACCAAGATGCACACGTCCAGGACAATTTTTCGCGGCCGATGGCGCCATCCGAAAGAAAATTCTATGAGCCTGCAAGATGCTGGAAAGATATCTACAATGCAATAATTGATGCTAAGCATTTCATTTACATAACTGGTTGGTCTGTTTACACTGAGATAAGTTTGGTTAGGGATCAAAACCAAAGGAATTCAAGTATCAAACTTGGTGAGCTTCTTAAAAAGAAAGCAAATGAAGGTGTCAAGGTTCTAATGCTTGTTTGGGATGATAGAACTTCTGTTCCGGATTTCAAGAAAGATGGTTTGATGGCAACACATGATCAAGAAACAGAACAGTACTTTAAGGACACAGATGTTCATTGCATCTTGTGTCCGAGGAATCCGGACGATGGAAGAAGCATTGTTCAAGGTTTTGAGATTTCAACAATGTTCACTCATCATCAGAAGAGTGTGATTCTTGATGGCCAAGTTGAGGGAGAATGGAAGAAGCGAAGCGTAGTGAGTTTCATTGGTGGAATTGATCTATGTGATGGAAGATATGATACTCAGGAACATCCTTTGTTTTCCACTTTGAACAATGTCCACCATGATGATTTCCATCAGCCGAATTTCCCCGGCGCTTCCATAAAGAAAGGCGGTCCGAGAGAGCCGTggcatgacattcattgcaaGCTAGAAGGGCCGGTAGCATGGGATGTTATGCAGAATTTTCAGCAGAGGTGGGAGAAGCAAGTTGGGAAGATTCTCCTATTCTCTTCTAGCATGCTAGATGATTTTCTTGTGCCTCAAGCAACCTCGGCGAAGTTCAATGATGAAGAGGGTTGGAATGTTCAAGTGTTTAGGTCTATTGATGGTGGTGCTGCTTCAGGATTCCCTGAAGATCTAGAGGAAGCTTCTGAAAGAGGACTTGTTAGTGGAAAAGATAACATCATTGATAGAAGCATTCAAGATGCATACATCAACGCGATTCGTCGAGCGAAGAATTTCATCTACATTGAGAATCAGTACTTTCTAGGGAGTTCATATGGTTGGAAATCATCTGACATAAAAGTTGAGGATATTAATGCTCTGCATCTTATACCAAAAGAACTTTCTTTGAAGATTGTTAGCAAGATTGAAGCAGGGGAGAGGTTTTCAGTCTATGTTGTGATTCCAATGTGGCCGGAAGGAGTGCCGGAGAGTGGCTCGGTTCAAGCAATATTGGATTGGCAGAGGAGGACAATGGAGATGATGTATGCTGATATTGCTGAAGCCATTAGAAGGAAGAGAATTAAAGCACATCCTAGGGACTACTTGACATTCTTCTGCCTTGGAAACCGCGAGGCGAGGCGAGCCGGGGAGTATTCGCCGGCTGAGGCACCTGAGCCTGGCAGTGATTATAGTAGAGCACAAAAGGCCAGGAGATTCATGATCTATGTTCATGCCAAGATGATGATTG TTGATGATGAATACATAATCATTGGTTCAGCAAACATAAACCAAAGATCAATGGATGGTGCAAGAGACAGTGAAATTGCAATGGGTGCATTCCAACCATACCACTTAGCATCAAATAATAAGCAACCAAAGGGTCAAATCTATGGTTTCAGGCTTTCATTATGGCATGAACATCTTGGTGACACAAAAGACAAAAGAATCTTATTAGACAATCCAGAGAGTTTGGAATGCATCAAGCTTGTGAACAATCTTGCTGACACAAATTGGGACATATATTCAAAGGAGAATTTTGATGAGAAAAGACCCTTTCACCATCTCATGAAGTACCCTATTGAGGTATCCAACAATGGAACCATAACAACACTTCAAGGGTTTGAACATTTTCCTGATACCAATGCTAAGATTCTTGGTACCAAATCAGATTACCTTCCACCAATTCTCACCACCTAA
- the LOC107463307 gene encoding uncharacterized protein LOC107463307 isoform X1, translating to MKTRPKAKPLYKTIWGKKNNSNRGCLGHFTKMPAILLVDEASIGLIPHDQAARKDSRSEDFWSSSTIDIEYALRSQRSAASIGISFDPQNSAALANDHPEFVNHGLLLWNQMRRHWVGNLRQQRRKQVGEPRLSWNATYENLLGTDKPFPQRIPLGEMVDFLTDIWELEGLYD from the exons atgaaaacaaggCCAAAGGCCAAACCTTTATATAAAACAATTTGGGGAAAGAAGAACAACAGT AACAGAGGTTGCCTTGGACACTTCACAAAAATGCCAGCAATTCTTTTGGTGGACGAGGCATCCATAGGACTAATACCTCATGACCAAGCTGCAAGGAAAGACAGCAGATCAGAAGATTTCTGGAGCAGCAGCACTATTGACATCGAATATGCACTTCGGTCCCAGAGGAGTGCCGCATCAATTGGCATATCCTTTGATCCTCAAAACAGTGCTGCCCTTGCAAACGATCATCCTGAATTTGTCAATCATG GTCTTCTTCTCTGGAACCAGATGAGGCGACATTGGGTTGGAAATCTAAGGCAGCAAAGGCGGAAACAAGTTGGAGAACCCAGATTAag TTGGAATGCAACCTATGAGAATCTCCTTGGAACCGACAAGCCTTTCCCCCAACGAATTCCCTTGGGA GAAATGGTTGACTTTCTAACTGATATATGGGAGCTAGAGGGTCTATATGACTGA
- the LOC107463307 gene encoding uncharacterized protein LOC107463307 isoform X2, with protein sequence MQLCRYLPSWLCEFLACMGGCLGHFTKMPAILLVDEASIGLIPHDQAARKDSRSEDFWSSSTIDIEYALRSQRSAASIGISFDPQNSAALANDHPEFVNHGLLLWNQMRRHWVGNLRQQRRKQVGEPRLSWNATYENLLGTDKPFPQRIPLGEMVDFLTDIWELEGLYD encoded by the exons ATGCAACTCTGTAGATATCTTCCATCGTGGCTTTGTGAATTTCTGGCGTGTATGGG AGGTTGCCTTGGACACTTCACAAAAATGCCAGCAATTCTTTTGGTGGACGAGGCATCCATAGGACTAATACCTCATGACCAAGCTGCAAGGAAAGACAGCAGATCAGAAGATTTCTGGAGCAGCAGCACTATTGACATCGAATATGCACTTCGGTCCCAGAGGAGTGCCGCATCAATTGGCATATCCTTTGATCCTCAAAACAGTGCTGCCCTTGCAAACGATCATCCTGAATTTGTCAATCATG GTCTTCTTCTCTGGAACCAGATGAGGCGACATTGGGTTGGAAATCTAAGGCAGCAAAGGCGGAAACAAGTTGGAGAACCCAGATTAag TTGGAATGCAACCTATGAGAATCTCCTTGGAACCGACAAGCCTTTCCCCCAACGAATTCCCTTGGGA GAAATGGTTGACTTTCTAACTGATATATGGGAGCTAGAGGGTCTATATGACTGA
- the LOC107463307 gene encoding uncharacterized protein LOC107463307 isoform X3, with amino-acid sequence MPAILLVDEASIGLIPHDQAARKDSRSEDFWSSSTIDIEYALRSQRSAASIGISFDPQNSAALANDHPEFVNHGLLLWNQMRRHWVGNLRQQRRKQVGEPRLSWNATYENLLGTDKPFPQRIPLGEMVDFLTDIWELEGLYD; translated from the exons ATGCCAGCAATTCTTTTGGTGGACGAGGCATCCATAGGACTAATACCTCATGACCAAGCTGCAAGGAAAGACAGCAGATCAGAAGATTTCTGGAGCAGCAGCACTATTGACATCGAATATGCACTTCGGTCCCAGAGGAGTGCCGCATCAATTGGCATATCCTTTGATCCTCAAAACAGTGCTGCCCTTGCAAACGATCATCCTGAATTTGTCAATCATG GTCTTCTTCTCTGGAACCAGATGAGGCGACATTGGGTTGGAAATCTAAGGCAGCAAAGGCGGAAACAAGTTGGAGAACCCAGATTAag TTGGAATGCAACCTATGAGAATCTCCTTGGAACCGACAAGCCTTTCCCCCAACGAATTCCCTTGGGA GAAATGGTTGACTTTCTAACTGATATATGGGAGCTAGAGGGTCTATATGACTGA